TATCACGACAGGGGAGGGCTGAGTTATGGATCAGGAAAGTGTGAAAATTCTTGCGGAGGCCATCATTACCGCCGGTAAGGCGATCGGTGCCGGACTGTGCATGGGACTTGGTGCTATCGGACCGGGTGTCGGTGAAGGGCACGTCGGTCAAGGTGCCATGGAGGCTATAGCAAGGCAACCAGAACTCACAAACGTCATCACAACACGTATGTTGCTTGCGGACGCTATAGCGGAAACAACGGGTATTTACTCACTCGTCATCACGTTCCTCATATTGTTCGCCCTCTAAGAACGCGGGAGGATTCGAGATTTTCGACTGTGAGTTTGCCGAGGAGAATGTGAGGCGATACTATGGACCTTTTCGAAATTAACTTGACTGCGGTCATTCAGTTGATGAGTTTTCTCT
The genomic region above belongs to Fervidobacterium thailandense and contains:
- a CDS encoding F0F1 ATP synthase subunit C, with protein sequence MDQESVKILAEAIITAGKAIGAGLCMGLGAIGPGVGEGHVGQGAMEAIARQPELTNVITTRMLLADAIAETTGIYSLVITFLILFAL